The Ictalurus furcatus strain D&B chromosome 5, Billie_1.0, whole genome shotgun sequence genome includes a region encoding these proteins:
- the endog gene encoding endonuclease G, mitochondrial — protein MQRLCCSRWFISGVSLAVGTGVGVALSSSSNRFRPEDGLLQRIPVIPMPSVNAASELIPYQHGQLTPSTSTAAVKYGFPSLSHIRSRESYVTCYDSRSRTPAWVIEQLSADALTGTSDRKLCNFKEDDSVHVYHRATNSDYKGSGFDRGHLAAAANHKRSQKAMDDTFYLSNVVPQNPHLNQNAWNNLEKYCRSLTKHYENVYVCSGPLYLPRQEPDGKMYVKYQVIGKNHVAVPTHFFKVVILEKKRGEVELRSYVMPNTPVDEKIPLERFLVPIESIERASGLLFVPNILKRTNSLQAITARV, from the exons ATGCAGCGCCTGTGTTGTTCCCGGTGGTTCATCTCCGGAGTGTCCTTGGCAGTCGGCACCGGTGTCGGTGTTGCTCTGAGCAGCTCTTCAAACCGCTTTCGTCCTGAAGATGGCCTCCTCCAGAGAATCCCCGTCATCCCGATGCCGAGCGTGAACGCAGCGTCGGAACTAATCCCGTATCAGCACGGTCAGTTAACCCCGAGCACATCCACAGCGGCGGTTAAGTACGGCTTCCCGTCTCTGTCTCACATCAGATCGCGGGAGTCGTATGTCACCTGTTACGATTCGCGGAGCAGGACGCCAGCCTGGGTGATCGAGCAGCTCAGTGCTGACGCTCTGACCGGAACATCCGACCGGAAGCTGTGCAACTTTAAGGAGGATGATTCGGTGCACGTGTACCACCGAGCGACGAACAGCGACTACAAGGGGAGTGGCTTTGACAGAGGACACCTGGCCGCCGCTGCGAATCATAAACGGAGCCAGAAGGCCATGGATGACACTTTCTACCTCAGCAACGTGGTACCACAG AATCCTCACCTAAACCAGAATGCGTGGAACAATTTGGAGAAGTACTGCCGCTCTCTCACTAAACACTACGAGAACGTGTACGTGTGCTCGGGGCCGCTTTATCTACCCAG GCAGGAGCCTGATGGGAAGATGTATGTGAAGTATCAGGTGATCGGGAAGAACCACGTGGCAGTTCCCACACACTTTTTTAAGGTTGTGATCCTGGAGAAGAAGCGTGGCGAGGTGGAGCTGCGATCCTACGTGATGCCCAACACACCGGTTGATGAGAAGATCCCGCTCGAGCGCTTCCTGGTGCCCATCGAGAGCATCGAGAGAGCGTCGGGTCTGCTGTTCGTCCCCAACATCCTAAAGAGGACCAACAGCCTGCAGGCCATTACTGCCAGGGTGTGA